Below is a genomic region from Deltaproteobacteria bacterium CG11_big_fil_rev_8_21_14_0_20_42_23.
TTGCAATGCTGCACACAATGCTCGAAAAAGCATAACTTCCAATCCTAGAAAAAAGAGAGTAAAACCTGGGGAGTGAAATCCCCATTTTTTTTGGCCAAGCCGCAAATAAGGATTGGAAAATTGAGATTTTGAACGCTGTCTTTTTAAAAAAACTTTATAATTCAGTAAGTTATGTATATTTTGATTTTTGCATTCCGTGGCATGTTTTCTGCATTTTTGTTCTGCGTACGAATTCATGAGGGGGTAGCATGGCAAAAGTAGCCACAAAGAAGAAAGAAAAGGCTGAAAAGTCCGAGCGCGTGGCAAGAGCGAGGCAGAGCGCACACTCAAAAGTGAAAACAGCCCGAAGCAACAGTGCTGTGAAACAGAGTGAGCTTTCGAAAAAAGACTTGGCAGAAATGAAGCAGCGAAATGATCTTATCGATCAGTACATGCCGTACGCTGCATCTATTGCGAATCGAGTTTGTCAGACGCTTTCTTCCGCGGTTGAATTTGATGAAGTGCTTTGCAACGCAAGACTTGGTTTGTTGGAAGCCGCAAAACGTTTTGATCCAGAGCAAGGTGTAGATTTTAGAACCTTTGCTTATTACCGCATCAAAGGTGCAATTTATGATGGACTTAGACGAAGTGGTTGGTTGCCGCGGACTTTATATTCGAAAATTAAATTTGAAGAAGCCGCAAACGAATACATGCAGAATCGCGCGCTTCACGTGGATGAAGAAAAAGTAAAAGAACTTCCTCCCGGTTATGAAAAGAAAGATGCAGCACGAGAAACCATTGGCGGACTTACTTCGATGTACATTGTTTCCATCGATGCATCAGAAGATTTAGAAATTGTAGATGAAAATTCCGAAGACATGGAAAGTAAAGCTGAGTTTATGCAGGTAAGACGGCACATGCGAGATTCCATCGGAAGCTTACCTGAAAAGGAAAAACAACTGGTGATGATGTATTATTTTCAAAGTAAAACGCTCGAAGAAATTGGTGATAAGTTGGGTCTTTCAAAATCATGGACCTCTCGCTTACACGCACGAGCATTGGCTTTATTGTTCAAGCGCATCAAACAAAAAGCGCATACAAATAGAGATGCTGATAATGAAGGGGTAGAGGAGCTTGGCGATGTCAATTACGATTGCTAATAAACTTGCTTCCAAAGCCGCTACAAAAGCTTTGGAAAAATCTTTTCAAGATACATCGAACGTTGGAAAACAAAAAACTTCCTTCCAAGATACCCTTTCAAATGCGGGTGCTGAAGCAAAAGAATTTGCAAGCAAGCTTGGAGTGAGTGAGACAAACCAAGCTCCCAAAATGCAAGTGGAAGCGCTTAATGGAAAAACGGTAGACTTCACACCAGATATGTCAGTTACCGAAGTGAAAGCACCAAACGGAAGTGAAAAATTAGTCGATATGCTTTCCGAAGTG
It encodes:
- a CDS encoding RNA polymerase subunit sigma-70, which gives rise to MAKVATKKKEKAEKSERVARARQSAHSKVKTARSNSAVKQSELSKKDLAEMKQRNDLIDQYMPYAASIANRVCQTLSSAVEFDEVLCNARLGLLEAAKRFDPEQGVDFRTFAYYRIKGAIYDGLRRSGWLPRTLYSKIKFEEAANEYMQNRALHVDEEKVKELPPGYEKKDAARETIGGLTSMYIVSIDASEDLEIVDENSEDMESKAEFMQVRRHMRDSIGSLPEKEKQLVMMYYFQSKTLEEIGDKLGLSKSWTSRLHARALALLFKRIKQKAHTNRDADNEGVEELGDVNYDC